The Patescibacteria group bacterium sequence AATTTACTTCATTACTTGTATCTCCGCCCGAATCTTGGACATAGACTGGTCCTGTGACAGCTCCAGCTGGCACAGTGAGATTTAATACCTGATTGTCATTCCAACTGGCTGGCGGTATTACTCCGACAGATTGTTCGTTGTAAAAATATACACTGCCAGGAATAGCTCCAAAATTTTCACCAAAAATATCTACATCATCATAACCGGCCGGACCGTTGTTTGGATCAATCAAACAAATCCCAGGTGCCGGATCACCAGACTGTATTTCAAACGAATATGACTCACTGATAGCCGAGTCTGACCCCCTGACAACCACCACTTCATAATTTGTATCCAAAGTCCAGGCAGCCTCCGGTACCTTGACTAGTATCTGACTGTCTGACCAAAAACTATCACCACACATTACCGGGAAGGAGTCATCTCCTCGGACATTCAAACCCGACGGGTCAAATCTGACCTCACCTGAACTGCCAAAGCCAGAGCCCATGATAGTAATATATTGCCCGACCGGGCCGCCGGCTGGTGATATCTCATTTATAATAGGTAGCCCACCCGAAGAAATAATAGCAGTAAAAGGATATGGGTTACTAATTTCTCCAGCGTCAGTATGCATAGTTACCCCAAAATAACCGGCTACATTTGGCACCTCAGCAATAGCATAAGTACCAGGTGGTGTAACATCTGTGACACTGGTGTCATAGCTGACGACCGTATCAAAATAAGCTTGGTCAGTAGTTTGAAAACCAATACCATCTATAGTTATATCCTGGCTATAATATCCTTCGCTGTCGCTTAGAGCACAGATACTTGGTCGGATAATCGTATCATTTCTTTCAAAGGGATAAGGATCTGATTCCAATCCACCAACTGCAGCACTCTGGACCACTGTCAGATCTCCGACACCAACTACAGCATCAGCCGGTACCCCAATTATTATATAGTTATTTGTCCAAATATTTACACATGACCCATTGCTAAGATAAGAAGGTAAATCACCTTCAACCCAACCTGGACCTGCTAGTGATTCAAAACGAACCACACCCATATCATCACCAAAATTATAACCAAAAATAGTTATCAAATTACCCACTGCCCCATCTTCTGGCGTAATATTTTCAATAACAGGCGCATCATCTCCTCCTGTGCCACTACCAGCTGTACAGACATCTTCTTCTAGACACGAGTAGTCTGCATAACAACAACCAGAGGCACAATTACTGTCTGTATCACAAAGTACAACAAAAGGAAGTGAATCCCACTCTGTGCCAACTGTCACTGTCACCTCGCTGGAAATGGCATTTGGCAAATTGGCCAAATCAAGAGGCACATTCATATTAATTTGAGTATCTGTCCAATCTCCTATTCCTAGTCCTAAAGTAGTATTATCCAATGTCACTACCGCTGCACCATCCCAACCTTCCATAGAAATATTTTCCTCAAAATCAGTAAAACCGGTGCCCGTTGCCTGGACATCAATACTGGTCCCACTAAATGCTTCTTCAGGAGATAAACAATTTAAATTTAAAGTAGCCAGTCCTGGAGTAACTACAAATGAAATAGCGTCATCGGTAATATTTCCCAAATCATTGGTCAAAAATACATCATAGACCCCCTCAGCCAGAGTATCTGGCACCCTAACTCTGACCCAAGTATCTTTCCACTGTGGATCAGCACATACCACTAACTCGACAGTAAATCTTGTACCGCTTGAACGCTCCTCCAATTGCACCATACCAAGACTATCCGGACTGCTATTTCCACTTACTGGCAACCTATCAAAGTGATAACCATAAATTGTCAGGTTACTTCCGGCTGGTCCGTTTTCACGATTGAGTTTACAAATACGCGGATCAGTAGTATCTGCCGGTGCATCACAGCCGATCGTACCACCCGGTGGTATTGTAGTACCACCACCTGGACCACCAGCCCCCGTTTCATTATATAGTGATTGCAACACAAATCTAGAAATTGCATAAGCTGAGACAATAATTACCAGTCCTATCACGGCGCTGATTATAAGTAGCTTGGCACGTTGTACTTTGTCGGAATTTCCCTGAGAGGTCATCCACAAGAACCCTCCGTAGAGTATAATCAGTACTGCCAAGATACCCAAAAATCCCAAAAAGATATTGATTATCCCAGCCACCGTATCTTCTATAGAGCGGCTACCCAAAGCTATATTTGTACTGGCCAAATCATTTATACCAAAAACATCTGAAGCCAATGCCTTGTGCACAGACACAAACCCTAGAGAAAATATGCTAATTAATACAGAAAATAATTGTCTCATTTTTATATTTACCCCACACCTTTTATAAAGCGCAGGAAACTTACTAATTATACCCCTAACTTTTTATTTAAAAGGTGCGGGGTGAATTTTTATAAAATTTAAAATTATGGCGTACCAATTGCCCCAGTGCATGGTCCTCCCGAACAATCTGGTGTGGTACAAGTGCAAGAATTATCTCCTGCCTGACAAAGACAAGGATACCAACAATTTTGTCTGGAATCTTTAATACCAGAGCTAAGAGTTGGTGTATATATAGTAGTAGGAGAAAATTTGTCATGATAAATATTTATAACATTTCCCCCACTCAAACCAGTCCAATAATTTAAAGCCCCGACCGAGCTGTCCAAAGAAATATTACTAGAATTTACTGAACTAGAAAGTAACTCTTCACTAAACTCTACGCTAATTGGTGCGTTGAGGTCGACGTCTGTTATTTCTTCCATTTGAGTGATAAAAGGTGGTGTTAAATCCAAAACATTATTGGTGGTAAAAGACCAAACATAATCACTACCAGAGCAACTGGTTCCACAATCTAAGACATTACCGGCCATATCAACTATTGCCTCTTCTCTATCCGCCACCAAATCATCAGTAGCTGTGCCTGATACCAGACCATTTATAGTTTCGTCACCTGGTAAACAAAATACAGAACCGCCGCAAGAATTTTCTCCACAAAATTGATCAGTAATAAACTCTACCGTACGATATTGATTGGATATTGTATAGCGTCCGCCTAAATTTCCAGAGATAGAACCGCTGACAATGACATTGTCAAAACCATCTGCGGTAAAACCAGCTGCTGAAATAGAATCCACAGCTTCGGAAAAATTGATCTGCACAGCACTATTTTTTGGATTATTTGTTGATCCATTAGGAGGCACAATATAAGTCACTGTCGGTGGAGTCAAATCAAGCTCAGTTCCTACTGTAAAACGCCAACTATAAGCCCCGCTGACAAAAGCACCTGTGCCGGCTAATGTCTGGATATTACCTAATTGCATAGTATGTCTGACATCAGCACTAGGACTACCCAGATAAGTAGTACTATCGCCATATGGATTTATCAAAAATTCATCCTGACCCTCTCTGGTGGTCGCATTGTAAGGAATAAAAATAATCGGCAAATCAACTCCTGTAATTGCGTCAGGATTACCTTGAGCCAAAAGACTTATATAATCTGAATTAACTACACAATCAACACCTGGTGTGCAAGCTGTATCTTCTACCATGTAGGCAATATCAATCGGCTCCTCAAAAGTCAGATAAATATTGGTATTTCTTGGCACACCTACTGCATCTCTAGGAGGATAGTGGCTCTCCAGTGCCCCAGCTCCCAAACCCACACCACCAATAGCTCCCCCGCCACCTGAGCCACCACCTGTACCAAAGGTATTATCATAGCCTTCACGCAGGACAAATCTGGCTATGGCATAAGAAGACAATACTATAACAAGACCAATCACACCATTTATAATTATCTTCTTAGCTCTATCAATTTTTTCGGTGTTACCTTGGGATGTCATCCATATAAATCCACCGTATAGAATTATCAAAGTTGTCAAAATCCCCAAAAATCCCAAAAAGATATTGACAATGCCGGCAATAGTTTCTTTTAGGTCTTTTGTACCCAAATTTACACCGGACGAAGCAAAATCATTGACACCAAATACATCGGCCTGAGCAGGGGCGCTCAAAGACAACAAAAAAATAACTGCAAAAAAGAAAATAAATAATACAGTTATTTTTTTAGATTTTAGCATGGGTTCTTTATTTAATTATAAACTATGTTTGTATTTTTTGTTTTACCAATTGACTGACCAACTTTCCGTCAGCCTGCCCATTGGTCTTGGCCATTGTTTCTTTCATTACTTGTCCAAAATCACTCAATCCGCTAGCCAAGACCTCATCTATAATTTTTGAAATTTCAACTTCGGAAAGCATCTGAGGCATATAAGCCAATAAAACTTCAGCCTCAGCCTGCTCACGAGCCAACAAATCATCACGCCCGGCTGACTTAAAAGACTCAATAGCATCCTGACGCTTTTTGAGTTCTTTTTTGACTACCACTATCACATCTTCATCATCAAGTTTTTCAATCCTTTTTTCAATAGCCAAATTTTTCATGGCACTTTTAAGCATCCTTAAAGTAGAGACTTTAAGCTCCTCTCTATTCTTGAAAGCTGCTTTGAAATTTTGATCAATAGTTTGCTCTAAAGACATTTTTATAGTATAGACCTGATTTTATCGCTTTTTTCCGCGCTTGGCATCAAATTCATCTATTTTTCCAATCCTTTTTAGATGTTCAAAACGAGAACTAATATTTTTGCGACGAAGCGCACTGTCTTTTTGTTCTCTTTTTGATTTATCTTTAGTAAAAAATCTGACTTTTTTTGCTTGTAAAATTTTTCCACTCTGGATTGTTTTTTTAGTGAATCGGCGGATCAAGCTTTCGAAAGATTCTCCATCTTTACGCTTGACTTCCAACACTATAATCACCTCCGTTTCTAATAATTTTTTATCAACTTATCTGTGAAAAGAATAACGCTAAAAAGCGATTATTCACATCATTATAATGACAAATTTTTAATTAAAAGTCAATAGAAAATTAATTATCTTGTTTTTCAGTCTTTTTGAGTTTTAGACTTTTAGTGGTATTGGTAGAAATTCTCTTCCTAACTTCATTGGCAACCTTTCTAAAATCCACTATTTCCTGAATACCGCTTTCCATATCGCGGATAAGAATAGTATCATCAGATATTTCTTTCTGTCCTAAAATCAAAGTATATTTAGCTCCTTTTTTATTGGCTATCTCCAGCTGGTCTTTGAGATTTTTCTTGGACATATTGGCTATGACTTCAAAACCTTGGCTTCTCAAACTCTCCAAAAGACCCAGAGCCTTCTTGCGCGCTTCAATTCCTAACTGAGCAATATAAATATCAAAACCTTTATCCTTGTCAAATTCTACTTTATTCTCTTGTAATTTCATAATCACTCTTTCTATACCAACTGCAAAACCAACTGCCGGAGTAGGACGACCACCCAATAATTCTACTAAATCATCATAACGACCGCCACCGCCCAGAGCATTGAGCTTGCCGTCACGACTATCAACTTCAAATATTTCCCAGGCCGTTCTTGTATAATAATCCAAACCCCTGACTATCTTGGAGTCAAGATTATATTTGATATCCAATTCATCCAAGTATTCCAAAACAGACATAAAGTGCTCTTTGCCAGCTTCAGACAAATAATCCACCATCTGTGGGGCTTCTTCTGATATTTCCTGACACTTTTTATTTTTGCAATCAAGTAAACGTAGAGTGTTTTTGTTTAATCGGAC is a genomic window containing:
- a CDS encoding Ig-like domain-containing protein translates to MLKSKKITVLFIFFFAVIFLLSLSAPAQADVFGVNDFASSGVNLGTKDLKETIAGIVNIFLGFLGILTTLIILYGGFIWMTSQGNTEKIDRAKKIIINGVIGLVIVLSSYAIARFVLREGYDNTFGTGGGSGGGGAIGGVGLGAGALESHYPPRDAVGVPRNTNIYLTFEEPIDIAYMVEDTACTPGVDCVVNSDYISLLAQGNPDAITGVDLPIIFIPYNATTREGQDEFLINPYGDSTTYLGSPSADVRHTMQLGNIQTLAGTGAFVSGAYSWRFTVGTELDLTPPTVTYIVPPNGSTNNPKNSAVQINFSEAVDSISAAGFTADGFDNVIVSGSISGNLGGRYTISNQYRTVEFITDQFCGENSCGGSVFCLPGDETINGLVSGTATDDLVADREEAIVDMAGNVLDCGTSCSGSDYVWSFTTNNVLDLTPPFITQMEEITDVDLNAPISVEFSEELLSSSVNSSNISLDSSVGALNYWTGLSGGNVINIYHDKFSPTTIYTPTLSSGIKDSRQNCWYPCLCQAGDNSCTCTTPDCSGGPCTGAIGTP
- a CDS encoding GatB/YqeY domain-containing protein, whose translation is MSLEQTIDQNFKAAFKNREELKVSTLRMLKSAMKNLAIEKRIEKLDDEDVIVVVKKELKKRQDAIESFKSAGRDDLLAREQAEAEVLLAYMPQMLSEVEISKIIDEVLASGLSDFGQVMKETMAKTNGQADGKLVSQLVKQKIQT
- a CDS encoding 30S ribosomal protein S21, with the translated sequence MIIVLEVKRKDGESFESLIRRFTKKTIQSGKILQAKKVRFFTKDKSKREQKDSALRRKNISSRFEHLKRIGKIDEFDAKRGKKR
- the hisS gene encoding histidine--tRNA ligase codes for the protein MATKRKKASVQLIKGMKDILPDEQVYWNFVRKVVDNFAKNYGFSRIDTPIVEFTNLFKRTVGESTDVVNKEMYSFVTQGGDKISLRPENTASVVRSYIEHGMLNLPQPVKLFYIGPQFRHDNPQAGRYRQFWQFGFEAIGDDDPVVDAEMIAVSYFILKELGLDIEIHLNSVGDTDSRVEYIKVLKKFYQEKSKDLCKDCKVRLNKNTLRLLDCKNKKCQEISEEAPQMVDYLSEAGKEHFMSVLEYLDELDIKYNLDSKIVRGLDYYTRTAWEIFEVDSRDGKLNALGGGGRYDDLVELLGGRPTPAVGFAVGIERVIMKLQENKVEFDKDKGFDIYIAQLGIEARKKALGLLESLRSQGFEVIANMSKKNLKDQLEIANKKGAKYTLILGQKEISDDTILIRDMESGIQEIVDFRKVANEVRKRISTNTTKSLKLKKTEKQDN